GTATATTGCAAAAATCTATCTGAAGCAAGGTTTTTACAGTTACATCATTGCGACAAAAGGAGCAGACGGAAAACTGAATTATGGTGAAGTCAATGGAAACTTCTGGCAGACAGAAAACCTTTACCAAGCCTTTCTATATTACACGCCATTTGGAAGAAACTTCGATGGATTGATTGGTTATGGCGAATTGCGAACGCCTGTAAGATAAGTAAAATACAAAATTAAATTAATATCCCGAAGATTGTCAATTCAATTTTTTGGAATAATTTTAGCTAATAACTTCAAAACAAATTTTTATGGAGCTTCTTTTCGAAAATAAAAAATCTGGGAATGGTGGTTTTATTACAATGAAAAATAATCAGGAAGAGATCGGAAGGTTGACCTATACTATTGTTCCTGAACTTAAAAAATTAATCGTGAGTTATGTTATGGTTTTTCCAAAATTCGAAGGCAAAGGATTGGGAAAAACTTTGGTAGAGAAGTCGGTAGAATTTGCCAGAAAAAATGGATGGACGATCAAAGCCCATTGCTCTTATGCTCACGCTGTTCTAAGCAGAAAAGCAGATGTAGAAGATGTCTTCGTCGCTTAAGATAAATTTATTACCTTGGTAATACTAAAGTTACGGCTCGCAATTGCGAGCCGAGCTTTTTTTATTTAATCTGAAAAAATTATCTGTTCATAGACATCAGGAATTCTTCATTGTTTCTGGTGCCTTTGATTTGTTTTTGAACAAATTCCATCGCTTCCAAGGGATTCATATCGGCCAGATATTTTCTCATAATCCACATACGTTGCTGCGTCGCTTCGTCCATCAAAAGGTCATCTCTTCTTGTACTGGAAGCCACTAAATCTACAGCTGGATAAATACGTTTATTAGCAATCTTTCTATCCAATTGCAATTCCATATTTCCGGTTCCTTTGAACTCTTCGAAGATAACTTCGTCCATTTTGGAACCTGTATCAATCAAAGCAGTTGCGATAATTGTCAAAGAACCTCCATTTTCAATTTTTCTCGCCGCTCCAAAGAAACGTTTTGGTTTGTGAAGAGCGTTGGCATCCACACCTCCGGAAAGAATTTTCCCAGAAGCCGGTGTTACAGTGTTGTATGCTCTTGCCAAACGTGTGATAGAATCCAAAAGAATCACAACATCGTGACCGCATTCTACCATTCTTTGCGCTTTTGATAAAACCAAATTTGCCACTTTTACGTGCTTATCTGCCGCTTCATCAAATGTAGAAGCAATAACTTCTGCATTCACACTTCTTTGCATATCCGTAACTTCCTCTGGTCTTTCATCGATTAGAAGAACCATCATATAAGCTTCCGGATGATTGGCAGAAATGGCGTTAGCGATATCTTTCAGTAAAATTGTTTTACCGGTTTTCGGCTGTGCAACAATCATTGCTCTTTGTCCTTTTCCGATTGGCGCAAACAAATCCACGATTCTTGTAGAAAGAGTAGCGTTTTTACCAGCCAGATTGAATTTTTCCTGAGGGAAAAGCGGTGTCAGATATTCAAAAGCAACTCTGTCTTTGATAAAAGCTAAATCTCTTCCGTTAACTTCTGTAGGTTTCTGAAGCGAGAAATATTTTTCGCCTTCTTTTGGCAATCTCACGATTCCTTTTACGGTGTCTCCGGTCTTCAAACCATAATTTCTGATTTGATTAGTAGAAACATAAACGTCGTCTGGAGAAGAAATATAACTGAAATCTGAAGAACGTAGGAATCCGTAGTTATCCGGAAGAATTTCCAAAACACCTTCTATCGTTACAATTCCATCAAAGTTAAATTCCTTCTTTGGAGCTGGAGCTTCTGGCTGTTGTGCTTCGGATTGTTCTTTATGATTGTTGTGTTGTTGAGAATTGGGGTTTTGTGTTTTTTGCTGACCTCTGTTGTTATTGGTCTTTTGCTGATGCTGCTGATTGTTTTGCTGCTTAGGCTGTTGCTTTTGTTGAGGCTTTCTTTCCTCTTGCTCAGGCTTTTCATCAATCTTTGGAGAAGTTTCGTCTATAGAAACTGGAGTTGTTGAAACTTGTTCTTCTGTCTGCACTGGAGTGATTCTCGCTCTAGGTGTCTTTTTCTTTGGAGGATTTGGAGCTTTCGCTTCTTCCTTCACAACCGTTGCAGGAGCTTCCTCTGTGACAGCAATAACAGGAGTTTCTGCTGGAACTGAGTTTTCTTCTTTCGGTTTCTCTGCCGGCTTCCTGCCTCTTTTCTTTGCAGGAGCTGCATTTTCCGTAGAATTCTCTTCTGTTTTTTTCGTCATATTCTCTTGAGTAGCGTTAAGATAATCTTTAATGATTTTTGGATTAGAAGCCTGATAGTCCAGAATTGCGAAAACAGTGTCTTCCGGAGAGCTTTTCTTTGCCAATTTAACGCCTAAATCTTTAGAAAGTTGAGCCAATTCCTCATCGGATTTTGACCGTAGCGTTTCAATATTAAACATATAAATACGTAAAAGGTAATTTTTATTTGTGTATAAGTAAGAATGAAAACCAGGAGGTTATCATTTTTATTGAGTGATTACAATGCAAATCTACATTAATTTTTGAATTACGCAAAAATTATTTTATTTTTGCAATCTATTTTAACCTTTTTTATAAAGGATTTATAATAAATATGTTACAAAGAATACAATCTGTCTGGATATTTTTAGCTGTTTTGGGAAGCGTTTTCCTTAATATTACCGCACAAGATTTTGATATCCTTGGAAGATATTTGACAATCAATGCTTCCACGGTAATTTTAATATTATTCGGAGTGTTGAGTATTTTTAGTTTCAAAAACAGAAAAAGACAAATATTGCTGAATAACATCAGTCTTATTATAAACGCTTTGTTGGTTGGTCTTTTGATTTACTGGTTACTAAATTTATCCGGAGGAATTCAGTTTCCTGAGAAGGGTATTGAGCCAATTTTCCCGTTTATTTCGATGATATGTTTGCTTTTGGCAAATGTTTACATTAGAAAAGATGAGAGGCTCGTAAAATCTGTGGACAGACTTCGATAGGCTTACGACGATTTTTTTGAGTGAGAACAGCTTCCTTTTGGAAGCTGTTTTTTATTGGTAAGAATTATATCTTTAACTTTAGAGCATTAGTAACAAAAAGTATAATTATGGTACTTATAATTCTTAATAAATCAATTTAACTATGAAAAAAGTAATCTCCATTGTTTTAATTGCTCAATCGTTTCTGTCTTTTGCTCAGAATATTTCCAAAGAAAGGGTTGTAAACATTGTTTCGACTTTAGCTTCAGACGAGATGAAAGGTAGGAAATTCGGAACATTAGAAAATGATAAAGCGGCAGAGTACATCGCTTCGGAATTCAAAAAAAATAATCTGGATTACTGTTTTGGAGATTCTTACTTGATTCCATTTGAGTATAAAGACAAAAAAGGTTATAATGTCTGCGGTATCAAGAAAGGAAAATCGGAACAGAGTTTAGCTTATTCAGCTCATTTTGACCATATCGGAACCAATAACAAAGAAGGCGATAATATCTACAATGGGGCAGATGACGATGCGAGTGGAGTAGCTACAGTAATCGGTTTGGCGGATTATTTTAAAGATAAAAAAACTGATTTTTCTATGGTTTTTATGGCTTTCAATGCAGAAGAAATTGGATTGATTGGTTCGAAAGCTT
The genomic region above belongs to Epilithonimonas zeae and contains:
- the rho gene encoding transcription termination factor Rho, producing MFNIETLRSKSDEELAQLSKDLGVKLAKKSSPEDTVFAILDYQASNPKIIKDYLNATQENMTKKTEENSTENAAPAKKRGRKPAEKPKEENSVPAETPVIAVTEEAPATVVKEEAKAPNPPKKKTPRARITPVQTEEQVSTTPVSIDETSPKIDEKPEQEERKPQQKQQPKQQNNQQHQQKTNNNRGQQKTQNPNSQQHNNHKEQSEAQQPEAPAPKKEFNFDGIVTIEGVLEILPDNYGFLRSSDFSYISSPDDVYVSTNQIRNYGLKTGDTVKGIVRLPKEGEKYFSLQKPTEVNGRDLAFIKDRVAFEYLTPLFPQEKFNLAGKNATLSTRIVDLFAPIGKGQRAMIVAQPKTGKTILLKDIANAISANHPEAYMMVLLIDERPEEVTDMQRSVNAEVIASTFDEAADKHVKVANLVLSKAQRMVECGHDVVILLDSITRLARAYNTVTPASGKILSGGVDANALHKPKRFFGAARKIENGGSLTIIATALIDTGSKMDEVIFEEFKGTGNMELQLDRKIANKRIYPAVDLVASSTRRDDLLMDEATQQRMWIMRKYLADMNPLEAMEFVQKQIKGTRNNEEFLMSMNR
- a CDS encoding DUF4293 family protein, which codes for MLQRIQSVWIFLAVLGSVFLNITAQDFDILGRYLTINASTVILILFGVLSIFSFKNRKRQILLNNISLIINALLVGLLIYWLLNLSGGIQFPEKGIEPIFPFISMICLLLANVYIRKDERLVKSVDRLR
- a CDS encoding GNAT family N-acetyltransferase; amino-acid sequence: MELLFENKKSGNGGFITMKNNQEEIGRLTYTIVPELKKLIVSYVMVFPKFEGKGLGKTLVEKSVEFARKNGWTIKAHCSYAHAVLSRKADVEDVFVA
- a CDS encoding M28 family peptidase codes for the protein MKKVISIVLIAQSFLSFAQNISKERVVNIVSTLASDEMKGRKFGTLENDKAAEYIASEFKKNNLDYCFGDSYLIPFEYKDKKGYNVCGIKKGKSEQSLAYSAHFDHIGTNNKEGDNIYNGADDDASGVATVIGLADYFKDKKTDFSMVFMAFNAEEIGLIGSKALAENEKLNPVFSNIKALFNFEMLATESQFGKNAVFMTGDEFSDFDELINNNAVNGLKVYPDPYQGQQLFYRSDNVNFVKKKIIAHSISTVDMNKAVHYHAVNDDINIVDADNLTSIINNLAKTIEKLNTKNFTPKYNDKVKYDF